The following DNA comes from Miscanthus floridulus cultivar M001 chromosome 5, ASM1932011v1, whole genome shotgun sequence.
CAAAGAGATAATTGTAATTTGATATGGACCAAAATGCCCCTACGACACTGCCTTGCAGGGCCCGCATCTCATCTTCTCTTTTCACACTCTCTCCCCCTACTCGTCGTCCCTCCACGGAAAGCACAGGCTTCCTCCCTGCTCGTGCTCCACCGGTCCACCTCTTTTGCTCCAGTACCGCCACGGATGCAGCCCGCGCCTGGGTCTCGTATGTCGTTGCAAAAGTAGGCAGATAGTATTGTTAGAGTTGTACTTTCTACCTGCTCAATTGAATGCAATTCTCACGAGAAGTCAACCAATTTAAATTTTGATTGAAATTATATTAAAaactattaatatttttttatataaaataaatatcattagattaattatagaatatattttcatcatgaatttatttaaagacataaatgctaatactatttactataaactcgATCAAAGTTGAATAAAGTTGACCGACGCGGATCctttaattatatttttttatggATGCAGGGAGTAATAAAAAATAGACCCCCTATAGATGCTCTAATAAACTGATGaaccagttcttactacagtaaCCAGATTCTTTCGTTAAGACTTTCGGTTAATCCAGGCCAAAAGGGTAAGGAGACCATACTCTGCTCTCCCTCATCATAGGAACAAGATTGGATCTGATCCCTCGTCCGTGCTGGGCCCTGGGCGACCGCGATGCGCCTGGTCCGCGCGATCCTCCCTGTCGTTCGCACCGCCTCAACGACGGCCGCGTCCTCGCCAAACCGGGTGCTGAGGGTAGGCGACGCCGTGCGCGAGCGGCGGCACTTCACGGGAGCGGACGTGGCGGCGTACGCGGCGGTGAGCGGCGACCGCAACCCGGTGCACCTCGACGACGGGATCGCCCGGGAGGTGGGCGGGTTCCAGCGCGGCCGCGTGGTGCACGGCATGCTCGTGGCCTCCGTCTTCCCTTCCGTTATCGCCGCCCACTTCGTACGCTTCCACCTCTTTCCCCCGCTGTGCATTTCGTCGAACGGCACATGAGCATGGGCACTAGACTAACACCGGGGCTTGGCTTGGCTTCACTGTCGGTTGGTGCAGCCTGGCGCGTTGTACGCGAGCCAGACCCTGCGGTTTGCGGCGCCGGTGTACGTCGGAGACGAGGTGGTTGCTCAAGTCCGGGCGCTCCACATCCGGATGATGGCGGGGAATGGCAGCACAAGCCGGTACCTGTATGCCCTCCTACGCAGCCGTCCTCTCCTCTTTATTACCATACCAACGCAAGGATTAAGACTTCATCGTAACGTCAGACGTCGTAACCCATACCCCGCTTGATTCCGCGCAGGGTAAAGTTCGAAACCAAATGCTTCACTGGAAAGGATGAGGGCTCTCTCGCCATTGATGGGGAAGCCATGGCTGTCCTGCCCACGCTGGACTGGAGTTCAGAGACAGCTATCGAGAAGCAGTGCAAAGATGGGCTGGCTGGCGCCTGGTGACCATGGCAGCAGGCAGTAGAATGCTACTGTAGAAGCTATCCATGGATCAGAACGTCCTGTACCAACCCACCCCAAAAGTTCGTTTTACTTTTTTATTGCTTCATCAGAATTCTCCCTTGTACTCTGGTCCTATACCCAAAATGTTATTGTggcatattttttttatataaatgttACCGTACATTTTCATTACAAATATATCATAACCGCAGTGAACATggtcctgttcgtttcgctgaaatttggcttacgcTGAAATActctgagagaaaaacattgttcgttcgctgaaaaaatactgctgaagtagtgcagCAGAACATGGCCATAGAAAATTGAATTCAATAGTAATGACAAATAGGTATTGTTAACAGAGTGCTCTCTAGTCCTAAGATTTAGGTTCATTTCATGAGACAATGACCTCTGTCTcccatattttttttctcacatcagaaaaaaaaaacatatgtgCCATCACAGGAGACAATCTACAAGGTCATGACGCTGTACCAATAAACTTGCCCTTGTCGCGCTTCCAGCTTTGGATTGAAGCCGGCTGCTACCTCACTGCACCCAATACGCTGCAACTACAATGTGTGGACAGTGGATCCACcgtattagagcatctccacgaGATTCCTTATATTGCATTTCCTATAAGTTGTTTTAGAAGAGTACCTTAAAATTAGTTTAGGATATAAGAGAGAGAACACTACCACAATAGATTGCAAAAAAGCTTTGTCTCCTATTTTTTTTAGGGATAGGGGGAGGGGTTCTCTCCTTTATTTAGAAGAGAGAATGCTTCTTTTAGAAGATCtctttttttattaaattttagAAGATCTCTTAAAAATTATAGGTATAAGAGATTTGCTACGGCACATTCATCTCCTAAAATGCTACTTTTGCTACTTTTTAAGTATATAGGGGATTGCATAGGATATCCGGTGGAGATGCTCTTTGGTGTCTTAATACTAAGCATACATGTACCTGTAGCTCCGATACTATTTATGCGATCTTGTTAGAAAATATATTTAATTTGATGTGCTTATTTTACTACCTTATATAACATAAAAATTTCACTTCCATCCAATATAAATTTTGGGAATTTTTTACTTCTCTCTTATATTCCACCATGTTGTAAAATTTTGCCCTTAAATGATTAATGTTAGCTTTGTTTGATTTATTATTATCCATCAAAAACTTTCCGTAGTGGTCATATTACCGGAACTACTATTATCTTTAAGCTCTATCCGTTTTTTATTTCACTTTTCCTACTCGTGTGTTTTTCCTTCACCCAACCAATCTATTGCAAAGCCAATTCAACCCCTAGTACTACTTGTATTTATTGCTCCACCTTATATAGGTACTGTTTTAAATTCATATATTCTGTGTGGTAATAGAAGAGGCACGTGTGTCGCCAAATATTCTGAAACTTTTTAATACATTTTTTTTTATCTCAGGGGCTAAAGTAGCATGGATGCTCCCGTTCTATCAAAATAACCAGACTAAAATACAACTTTATATGAGGAAAGGGAAATTCAAGTTTCGTTAGGGGTGACCTATCCAATTTACATAGTTTGAGGGGTAAAATAGTAAAAAACATTATTATGGGTTCACTGAACCAACCAAATTATTGATTTGCTTTTTCACAGTTTTGGCCAATGGATTTCTGTCGATTAAATCTACTACTGTTCTTCAGGCACTATCGTGTAAAACAAAATGACACCATCACCATGTAATATCATTATGCAGCTTACACGAAACAATAGCAGCAATGACGCAAACAGAGACGTTCAAGATATCTGAAGCACATACATTTAGGTTTTCGATAAGAAAAGCTCACATAATACTACATTAGTTTGGCAGTAGCTGTAGCGCCTTAATCAAAGGCAAGGTGAAACACGATTTAACTGCCAATTATTTTAAAACAAAAAGATGTGGATTGGTGATCTTGGCAGAAGCCTGGACTTCTCAAGAAACAACTGCAAAATCTGACGTGCCCTTGGTGCAGTTGCTTTCTGTACAAGAATTTTCTCCAGTTCCAAGTGTACCTTCTTGACCTCACACAGTACTCTAATTTGATTTGGTTCTTCCGATAGCCCAAACATTAGATGCAGGTATATCTCTTGCATAAAATGGAGTTTTCTTCCAGCTGTATCTCTTCCAAAACTTATTTTGTAGGCCAAAATGACATCAGCAAAATCGGACAATTTCCGTATAGTGGCATATAGGAATGTCCACAGTTTATTCGAGAACTTTCTCTCCAGTTGCAAAGACATTCCACACCACTGTTCCTACTATGTACAGCACAACAGACACCTTAAACACACTATCCCAAGAACCTGGAGTTAAAATAACCGAATAGACATAGTTAGAAAGTTAGAATGAACATACAAGATGCTTTATAGTTATGCTACAACGAGGTATCCTTTTCAACCTGACCATCGCTCCTTAGTTCATAGTTGTCTTGTTTGGAATAACAGAAAGATACAACTTTTAATGCATCACTAGAAAAAAACTTTTGACTTTTAAGCTTTCTTACCTTTCTGAAGAATGTAGCCAGTGGCAGCAGTACCAAAAACTCCTGCAAGCACGCCAGCAGTGTTTGACAGTCCAAGAAGTACCCCCTGCAATTTTTTTTGGAGACATGAATTAGATGCAATTGTTTATGATGATAAGCCCAAAGAAAGCAAGGAAGATCAGTACTAGCATTAATACTAAAAACCTCTTATGTGAACTAGAGAACATTAAATCAGCAAAAATCTACTCGAGTATATTACCGCATAACGTGGTCCTATGTCTTGGTGGTTTGAATACAGGCCAGACTGTGAAAAAGCATCGCTACCCTGAGAAAATGGACAGTAAAACCAGCAAACATTTATAACAGACCAGTTATCAATTGTTGCCTGTTGGAAGCTACTTATAAATCCATATGATTGGTTGTTCTGAAGTGCATCAAACCTGACTGCATGCCATACATAACACGGCCATGGCTGGACTACGAACTTTGCTCAGCAGTGTCAAGAA
Coding sequences within:
- the LOC136452282 gene encoding 3-hydroxyacyl-[acyl-carrier-protein] dehydratase, mitochondrial-like isoform X2, translated to MRLVRAILPVVRTASTTAASSPNRVLRVGDAVRERRHFTGADVAAYAAVSGDRNPVHLDDGIAREVGGFQRGRVVHGMLVASVFPSVIAAHFPGALYASQTLRFAAPVYVGDEVVAQVRALHIRMMAGNGSTSRVKFETKCFTGKDEGSLAIDGEAMAVLPTLDWSSETAIEKQCKDGLAGAW
- the LOC136452282 gene encoding 3-hydroxyacyl-[acyl-carrier-protein] dehydratase, mitochondrial-like isoform X1: MRLVRAILPVVRTASTTAASSPNRVLRVGDAVRERRHFTGADVAAYAAVSGDRNPVHLDDGIAREVGGFQRGRVVHGMLVASVFPSVIAAHFPGALYASQTLRFAAPVYVGDEVVAQVRALHIRMMAGNGSTSRYLVKFETKCFTGKDEGSLAIDGEAMAVLPTLDWSSETAIEKQCKDGLAGAW